A region from the Nostoc sp. HK-01 genome encodes:
- a CDS encoding putative ABC transporter permease protein, with translation MFTLKDNLQPFREIAYLFQRHRQLILEMAKREITDRYKGQVLGNVWAILHPLTLMGVYIFIFVFVFKIKIGANRNLPFDYTTYILSGLIPWLSLQEILGKASTVIISHANLVKQLVFPIAILPIKSVVSSLINQLIFLLILIVYVSIAFQKIHLTFVLLPILLFIQSLMMIGIAYILSAIGVYFKDIKDFVQVFTVIGVYLLPIFYLPEQIPQLFQPLLYINPFSYIIWCYQDALYFGKFQHPFAWIAAIIMSHLVFAIGYKIFCKLQVMFGNLL, from the coding sequence ATGTTTACCCTAAAAGATAATTTGCAGCCATTTCGAGAAATAGCCTATCTATTTCAAAGGCACAGACAGTTAATTTTGGAAATGGCTAAACGTGAAATTACTGACAGGTATAAAGGTCAAGTTTTAGGTAATGTTTGGGCAATATTGCACCCGTTAACTTTAATGGGTGTTTATATTTTTATATTTGTTTTTGTGTTTAAAATTAAAATCGGTGCGAATAGAAATTTACCTTTTGACTATACAACATACATATTATCAGGTCTAATTCCCTGGTTGAGTTTGCAAGAAATTTTGGGCAAAGCTAGTACAGTAATTATTAGTCATGCCAATTTAGTGAAACAATTAGTATTTCCAATTGCAATTTTACCAATTAAAAGTGTTGTATCTTCATTAATCAATCAACTTATATTCTTATTAATCTTAATTGTCTATGTTAGTATCGCATTTCAAAAAATCCATCTCACCTTTGTTTTATTACCAATTCTTTTATTCATTCAATCTTTAATGATGATTGGGATAGCTTACATCCTATCTGCCATAGGTGTCTACTTCAAAGATATTAAAGATTTTGTCCAAGTTTTTACAGTAATTGGAGTTTACTTACTGCCAATTTTTTATTTACCAGAGCAAATACCACAACTATTTCAACCTTTACTATATATTAATCCATTTAGCTATATTATCTGGTGCTATCAAGATGCACTTTATTTCGGGAAATTTCAGCATCCTTTTGCATGGATTGCTGCCATAATCATGAGTCATCTAGTTTTTGCGATCGGCTATAAAATATTTTGTAAGTTACAGGTAATGTTTGGAAACTTACTATGA
- a CDS encoding teichoic-acid-transporting ATPase has product MMEDIISVKNLSMAYPVYSSPKSMFLEMVTGKIRHDLFWALQDVSFAIKAKQKVGIIGPNGSGKSTLLKIITGNLQPTSGQVEVNGKISAMLSLTSFLNPEETGLENIRFNLIMNGCLKEEIEIITEEIIEFTELGHFIYAPVKTYSSGMNAKLAFAITTAIKPEILVVDEILSVGDAYFMGKATKRMIDLCDQGKGLIFVSHSTSAVQMLCDTVIWLDNGSLREMGEAEYVLNKYEEDYRKREDEATRIGNMAKKQQSTYLVSNLDVTESNILIVRLVSNQDNCIFADTHYIRHIKLSSDCWEDLIVPLTLQNLEDLDVNVCLDLLESEWGRLYSKDGYECRILSAKSGKKNGGYIFIKLPPDILKAKSYNLNLLVESRSILDKEKINIEFINYKTGTWQKVDTIEYQNLQDGWESTIAKLEIPSISVEDYQLTLHKIQEESKPDIEIEEINLTVNGEDKYIIDAHQPFEITVTVFANRLVAVADVGIKITRSDGVHTFWQSSGLKNYNLHNISGRVKVCFKFKENYIAAGEYSVSAYCANGWNYENNFPYSEVLARNVSGLKFKVNNEFPGVCFGLVNIQVPVEYITEDI; this is encoded by the coding sequence ATGATGGAAGACATAATTTCAGTTAAAAATTTATCAATGGCTTATCCAGTATACTCATCTCCTAAAAGTATGTTTTTAGAGATGGTAACTGGTAAAATACGTCACGACCTTTTTTGGGCGCTTCAAGATGTTAGCTTTGCAATTAAAGCTAAACAAAAAGTCGGGATTATTGGGCCAAATGGCTCTGGCAAAAGTACTTTATTAAAAATCATCACAGGGAATTTACAGCCTACATCTGGACAAGTAGAAGTCAATGGCAAAATTTCTGCCATGTTAAGTCTAACTTCATTTTTAAATCCTGAAGAAACTGGCTTAGAAAATATCCGGTTTAATTTAATTATGAATGGTTGCCTCAAAGAAGAGATTGAAATAATTACAGAAGAAATTATTGAATTTACAGAATTAGGGCATTTCATTTATGCACCAGTTAAAACTTATAGTTCAGGCATGAATGCTAAACTTGCATTTGCAATTACGACTGCAATTAAACCAGAAATATTAGTTGTTGATGAAATTTTAAGTGTTGGCGATGCTTATTTTATGGGCAAAGCTACTAAAAGAATGATAGATTTATGCGATCAGGGAAAAGGATTAATATTTGTGAGTCACTCTACCAGTGCAGTACAAATGTTATGTGATACAGTCATTTGGCTAGATAATGGCTCACTCCGGGAAATGGGTGAAGCCGAATATGTACTAAATAAGTACGAAGAAGATTATCGCAAGCGAGAAGATGAAGCCACAAGAATTGGCAATATGGCAAAAAAGCAGCAGAGTACATATCTGGTAAGTAACCTAGATGTTACTGAATCTAATATATTAATAGTCAGATTAGTTTCTAATCAAGACAATTGCATTTTTGCAGATACACATTACATTCGCCATATCAAATTATCTAGTGATTGTTGGGAAGATTTAATAGTTCCATTAACACTGCAAAATTTAGAAGATCTAGATGTTAATGTTTGCCTAGATTTATTAGAGTCTGAATGGGGAAGACTCTATTCTAAAGATGGTTATGAATGTAGAATTTTGAGTGCTAAATCTGGAAAGAAAAATGGTGGTTATATATTTATCAAATTACCGCCGGATATTTTAAAAGCTAAAAGCTACAACTTAAATTTATTAGTAGAAAGTAGATCTATTTTAGATAAAGAGAAAATTAATATTGAATTTATTAATTATAAAACAGGCACTTGGCAGAAAGTAGATACAATTGAATATCAAAATTTACAAGATGGATGGGAGTCAACTATTGCAAAATTAGAAATCCCATCTATTTCTGTTGAAGATTATCAATTGACTTTGCATAAAATACAGGAAGAAAGTAAACCTGATATAGAAATAGAAGAAATTAACCTCACTGTTAATGGAGAAGACAAATATATCATCGACGCACACCAACCTTTTGAAATTACAGTTACAGTATTTGCCAATCGTCTAGTTGCTGTTGCTGATGTGGGTATTAAAATTACTCGTTCTGATGGTGTACATACTTTTTGGCAATCTAGTGGATTGAAAAACTATAATTTGCATAATATTAGTGGTAGAGTCAAGGTTTGCTTTAAATTTAAAGAAAACTATATAGCCGCAGGAGAATACAGTGTTTCTGCTTACTGCGCTAATGGCTGGAATTATGAAAATAATTTTCCTTATAGTGAAGTTTTAGCGCGTAATGTTTCTGGTTTAAAATTTAAAGTCAATAATGAATTCCCTGGAGTTTGTTTTGGTTTAGTTAATATACAAGTACCTGTGGAATATATCACAGAAGATATTTAA
- the asnB_2 gene encoding asparagine synthase (glutamine-hydrolysing), with product MCGIAGILNLDGDSVSPVILKKMTDAIAHRGPDGEGQYIDNCLGLGHRRLAIIDLSPAGHQPMSTIDGQLIMTYNGEIYNFNELRIELESLGYQFRSRTDSEVLLYAYAEWGKKCLNRLNGMFAVAIWDKRRRELFLARDRYGIKPLYYTNTGTKFIFGSEVKAIMAHPDYPRAINFEGLLEYLTFQNFLTEKTLFKDIKLLPAGTYMCLSLDTQKSVQQQYWDYHFVEPENPLDDREYLEELDRLFRQAVNRQLISDVELGAYLSGGIDSGSITAIAAQQLPYIKSFTCGFDLNSASGVEVSYDEREAAEYMSYLFKTEHYEMVLKAGDMERVMPRLAWHLEEPRVGQSYPNFYVAQLASKFVKVVLAGTGGDELFAGYPWRYYRAVVNDDFEHYVDKYYSFWQRLLSPEEIQSVFQPIRSKIEHISTKDIFSSVFKQHSVELTRPEDYVNHSLYFEAKTFLHGLLVVEDKLSMAHSLETRVPFLDNDLVDFAMKIPTRLKLGNLTEVIRLNENEPGNKTDKYFQKNKDGKLLLRKVMSNYIPKVLTERVKQGFSAPDASWFKGESIDYVRRTIENNHAKIYNFLDQSAVSQLVDEHLQGKANRRLLIWSLLNLEKWCSLFL from the coding sequence ATGTGTGGAATTGCAGGCATACTTAATCTAGATGGCGACTCAGTATCCCCAGTGATACTCAAAAAAATGACAGATGCGATCGCTCACCGCGGCCCAGATGGTGAAGGACAATATATTGATAATTGTCTGGGTTTAGGTCATCGTCGTTTAGCAATCATCGATTTATCTCCGGCTGGTCATCAACCAATGTCTACAATCGATGGTCAGTTGATTATGACCTACAACGGAGAAATTTATAACTTTAACGAATTACGCATTGAATTAGAATCTTTAGGTTATCAATTTCGTTCCCGTACCGATAGCGAGGTATTACTCTATGCTTATGCAGAATGGGGAAAAAAATGTCTTAATCGATTAAATGGGATGTTTGCTGTGGCGATTTGGGATAAGCGGCGCAGAGAATTATTTTTAGCACGCGATCGCTACGGAATTAAACCTTTATATTATACAAACACAGGCACTAAATTTATCTTTGGTTCCGAAGTCAAAGCCATTATGGCACATCCAGATTATCCTCGAGCTATAAATTTTGAGGGATTACTGGAATATTTGACATTTCAAAATTTCTTAACTGAAAAAACTTTATTTAAAGATATAAAACTGTTACCTGCGGGAACATATATGTGTCTATCATTAGACACACAAAAGTCAGTACAACAACAATATTGGGATTATCATTTTGTTGAGCCAGAAAATCCTTTAGATGACAGAGAATATTTAGAAGAATTAGATAGATTGTTTCGCCAAGCAGTCAACCGTCAATTAATTAGTGATGTTGAACTAGGAGCTTATTTAAGCGGGGGAATAGACAGCGGCTCAATTACTGCGATCGCGGCGCAACAACTTCCTTATATCAAGTCATTCACTTGTGGTTTTGACCTTAACTCAGCTTCGGGTGTCGAAGTGAGTTATGATGAGCGAGAAGCTGCTGAATATATGTCTTATTTATTCAAGACCGAACACTACGAAATGGTCTTGAAAGCTGGTGATATGGAACGAGTAATGCCACGTTTAGCATGGCATTTAGAAGAACCGCGTGTAGGACAGAGTTATCCAAATTTTTATGTAGCCCAATTAGCCAGTAAATTTGTAAAAGTTGTGCTGGCTGGTACTGGTGGAGATGAACTTTTTGCTGGTTATCCTTGGCGCTATTATCGTGCAGTTGTTAATGATGACTTTGAACATTACGTTGATAAATACTATAGTTTTTGGCAACGGTTACTATCTCCAGAAGAAATTCAAAGTGTTTTTCAACCTATTCGATCAAAAATAGAGCATATTTCTACTAAAGATATATTTAGCAGTGTCTTTAAACAGCATTCTGTTGAACTAACTCGTCCAGAAGACTATGTTAATCACTCTCTTTACTTTGAAGCTAAAACTTTTTTACATGGGCTTTTAGTTGTAGAAGATAAATTGAGTATGGCGCATTCTTTAGAAACAAGAGTGCCATTTTTAGATAACGATTTGGTCGATTTTGCCATGAAAATCCCCACTCGGTTAAAATTGGGCAATCTCACAGAAGTTATCAGGTTAAATGAAAATGAACCAGGGAACAAGACAGATAAATACTTTCAAAAAAATAAAGATGGGAAATTATTGCTCCGCAAAGTCATGAGCAACTATATTCCCAAGGTGTTAACGGAACGAGTTAAACAGGGGTTTTCTGCACCAGATGCTAGTTGGTTTAAAGGAGAAAGTATTGATTATGTGCGTCGCACAATTGAAAATAATCATGCTAAGATTTACAATTTTTTAGACCAATCAGCCGTAAGTCAATTAGTAGATGAGCATTTGCAAGGAAAAGCTAATCGCCGCTTATTAATTTGGTCACTGCTGAATTTAGAAAAATGGTGTAGTCTTTTTTTATAA